A part of Elusimicrobiota bacterium genomic DNA contains:
- the hydG gene encoding [FeFe] hydrogenase H-cluster radical SAM maturase HydG — MSQKIIDESLINGILNKTQKPSSSKIRKILKKASQKNGLTLDDAGYLVNLKDRRLIKELFKVASNIKNEIYGERLVFFAPLYISDYCVNDCQYCNFHKENKEFKRKRLSFDEIGEQVKHLINTGHKRVLLELGEDPDNNTIDYVVKAIEKIYSVKTPKGNIRRINVNIAATTVENYRRLKEAKIGTYQLFQETYRRETFNKLHQGPKADYDRQVTAHTRAFKAGIDDVGLGVLFGLYDWRFEVLGLISHSKYLDKQYGVGPHTISVPRFRPAPGVTYKPEYKVSDNDFLKLIAILRLAVPYTGMIISTRESAQIRKKAFQIGISQASAASVTVVGGYGKGKLNGQFEISDERPLKEVIKNILKDKLLPSFCTACYRLGRTGEHFMELSKPGEIHKFCRPNGLLTFAEYLEDFAKTNGTYKLGNKVIKHYLEKIENRGMRDEVKEKLEKILKGERDLYF, encoded by the coding sequence ATGAGTCAAAAGATAATCGATGAATCGTTGATTAATGGGATATTAAATAAAACCCAAAAACCATCTTCGAGCAAGATACGCAAAATCCTCAAAAAAGCTTCTCAGAAAAACGGATTAACGCTTGATGATGCCGGCTATCTTGTTAATCTTAAAGACCGAAGGCTAATTAAAGAGTTATTCAAAGTTGCTTCCAATATTAAAAATGAAATTTACGGGGAAAGGCTGGTTTTCTTTGCGCCTCTTTATATTTCAGATTATTGCGTTAATGACTGCCAATACTGCAATTTCCATAAAGAAAATAAGGAATTTAAGCGTAAAAGATTATCATTCGATGAAATTGGCGAGCAGGTAAAACACTTAATAAATACCGGGCATAAAAGGGTTCTGCTTGAGCTGGGCGAAGATCCGGATAACAACACGATTGATTACGTAGTTAAAGCCATTGAAAAAATATATTCAGTAAAAACGCCCAAAGGAAATATCCGCCGGATAAATGTGAACATTGCGGCAACAACCGTAGAAAATTACCGCAGATTAAAGGAAGCAAAAATAGGCACCTATCAGCTTTTTCAGGAAACCTACCGCCGCGAAACATTTAATAAGCTTCACCAGGGCCCGAAAGCTGATTATGACAGGCAGGTAACCGCGCATACAAGAGCGTTCAAGGCCGGAATTGACGACGTAGGGCTGGGTGTTCTATTTGGTTTATATGACTGGCGTTTTGAAGTTTTAGGATTAATTTCTCACTCAAAGTACCTTGATAAACAATATGGAGTAGGCCCGCACACAATTTCTGTGCCCAGGTTCAGGCCGGCGCCGGGTGTAACCTATAAGCCGGAATATAAAGTATCTGATAATGATTTCTTGAAACTAATTGCAATCCTAAGATTAGCTGTCCCTTATACAGGAATGATAATCAGCACCCGGGAAAGCGCGCAAATCAGGAAGAAAGCTTTCCAGATAGGCATTTCTCAGGCTTCCGCCGCGTCAGTTACTGTTGTAGGCGGTTATGGGAAAGGAAAACTTAACGGCCAGTTTGAGATTTCTGATGAACGCCCTTTAAAAGAAGTTATAAAAAATATTTTGAAAGATAAATTATTGCCCAGTTTTTGCACGGCCTGTTACCGCCTGGGCAGGACCGGCGAACATTTTATGGAGTTATCCAAACCGGGCGAAATACATAAATTCTGCCGCCCCAACGGTTTGCTTACATTCGCCGAGTATCTTGAAGACTTCGCCAAAACTAACGGGACTTATAAATTAGGCAATAAGGTTATAAAACATTACTTGGAAAAAATAGAAAATAGAGGTATGCGTGATGAAGTAAAAGAGAAGCTGGAAAAAATACTAAAAGGCGAGCGCGACCTTTATTTTTAA
- a CDS encoding nucleotidyltransferase: MVQEKQVENDYREFIELLNKNKVDYLVIGAYSTIFHTKIPRETQDIDFWIRKTEANAEKCVKAIKEFCGIEIGRETLLGDKEIFFIGQEPNRIDIFNTQKGLSFEEAYSHKEIGTFKGTQVCFVSKKDLIRLKEYFGRNKDIKDLKRLKKSKKK, translated from the coding sequence ATGGTACAAGAAAAGCAGGTTGAGAACGATTATAGAGAATTTATAGAGCTTCTTAATAAAAACAAGGTTGATTACCTTGTTATCGGTGCCTATTCCACTATATTTCACACAAAAATACCCAGAGAAACCCAGGATATTGATTTTTGGATTAGGAAAACAGAAGCTAACGCTGAAAAATGCGTAAAAGCAATAAAGGAATTCTGCGGGATTGAAATTGGCAGGGAAACATTATTAGGAGATAAAGAGATATTTTTTATCGGTCAGGAGCCGAATAGGATAGATATTTTTAATACTCAAAAAGGGCTGTCTTTTGAAGAGGCCTATTCTCATAAAGAAATCGGAACTTTTAAGGGGACACAGGTATGTTTTGTTTCGAAAAAGGATTTGATCAGATTGAAGGAATATTTTGGACGAAATAAAGATATTAAAGATTTAAAAAGGTTGAAAAAGTCAAAGAAAAAGTAG
- a CDS encoding 4Fe-4S dicluster domain-containing protein, with protein sequence MKYPKLRELGEAIKAVFKGPYTNRFPYEPHTPEKRFRGKPIPNEKGCIGCGACAEVCPANAIEVLNENNKRKVIWHYDLCIFCAQCERLCTTQEGVKLSNTEYDLSVFDRKTLFSEVEKELLICQKCGEIIAPVDQLLWTAKKLGPMAYGNYVLLTNLQQQLGVSQNNIPNPDIKGTSRADLFKLSCPKCRRAVHLFDEYGIK encoded by the coding sequence ATGAAATACCCAAAATTAAGAGAATTAGGGGAAGCAATTAAGGCGGTTTTTAAGGGTCCCTATACCAATCGGTTTCCTTACGAACCCCATACTCCCGAAAAACGCTTCAGGGGAAAACCTATCCCAAACGAAAAAGGCTGTATCGGTTGCGGCGCCTGCGCGGAAGTGTGCCCGGCAAACGCTATTGAAGTGCTAAATGAAAACAATAAACGCAAAGTTATCTGGCATTATGACCTCTGTATTTTTTGCGCGCAATGCGAAAGGCTTTGCACTACCCAGGAAGGGGTGAAACTTTCAAATACGGAATATGACCTTTCGGTTTTTGACAGGAAAACGCTCTTTTCAGAAGTTGAAAAAGAACTGCTTATATGCCAGAAATGCGGTGAAATAATCGCTCCGGTTGACCAGCTGCTTTGGACTGCCAAAAAACTCGGGCCTATGGCTTATGGCAACTATGTTTTATTAACAAACCTTCAGCAGCAATTAGGCGTCAGCCAAAACAATATCCCAAACCCGGATATTAAGGGCACTTCCCGTGCCGATTTATTCAAGTTATCCTGCCCCAAATGCCGCCGTGCCGTTCATCTTTTCGATGAATACGGCATAAAGTAA
- the mnhG gene encoding monovalent cation/H(+) antiporter subunit G has translation MIEIIGYVFIGIGILFDFIGCLGLVRLPDLYNRLHASIKCVTFGTCGIMVGVFVIHGFNDVGIKALFCAVFLLLTAPVSAHAISRAAHLSGVKQWEKTVCDKYEEDKTK, from the coding sequence ATGATTGAAATAATAGGTTATGTGTTTATAGGAATAGGAATATTGTTTGATTTTATCGGCTGCCTGGGGCTGGTGCGACTGCCGGACCTTTATAACAGGCTTCATGCATCAATAAAATGCGTGACGTTCGGCACTTGCGGCATTATGGTTGGTGTTTTTGTAATACACGGATTCAACGATGTAGGAATAAAAGCGTTATTTTGCGCTGTGTTTTTACTTTTAACTGCACCGGTTTCAGCTCATGCAATTTCCCGCGCAGCACATCTTTCCGGGGTAAAACAATGGGAAAAAACTGTTTGCGATAAATACGAAGAAGATAAAACAAAATGA
- the hydE gene encoding [FeFe] hydrogenase H-cluster radical SAM maturase HydE, translated as MCYAIPGKVVEINDKTVTVEYFGEKRKARNEFYDLKLGEYIYAQGGFVIQRMSEREALPVLESWKELFFELQEIDAKLAKNTKSLFDKANAVRHKHLGNACCVHGIIEFSNYCKNNCAYCGLRKDNAKIERYRMSVDEIVETAENAINKLGFKALVLQSGEDDLYTDEKLVEIVKRIMSKSPILLILSLGERIRETYQKLYKEGARGVLLRFETSNPELFKKLKPESDYDKRIELIKNLRDMGYLIFTGFLVGLPGQEEADLINDIELTNSPGTDMFSFGPFIPHPQTPLADAKLPTMDIVLTAIARARILNPEAKILVTTAMETLDKENGAKLGLMSGGNSLMINLTPQKYRKYYEIYPDRAGTNKEAAKQVEETLELLRLIGRAPTDLGI; from the coding sequence ATGTGTTATGCAATTCCCGGAAAAGTAGTAGAAATAAACGATAAAACAGTCACTGTGGAATATTTCGGCGAAAAAAGAAAAGCCAGAAATGAGTTCTATGACCTCAAACTGGGCGAATATATCTATGCCCAGGGCGGTTTTGTAATACAGCGCATGTCCGAAAGGGAAGCCCTGCCGGTATTGGAATCCTGGAAGGAACTTTTCTTTGAATTACAGGAAATAGATGCAAAACTGGCAAAAAATACAAAAAGCTTGTTTGATAAAGCCAATGCAGTGCGCCATAAACACCTGGGCAACGCATGCTGTGTTCACGGAATAATAGAATTCTCAAATTACTGCAAAAATAACTGCGCTTACTGCGGGTTGAGAAAAGACAATGCAAAAATTGAACGTTACAGGATGAGCGTTGATGAAATAGTAGAAACTGCTGAAAATGCAATCAATAAACTTGGTTTTAAAGCGCTTGTTTTACAGTCAGGCGAGGATGATTTATATACGGACGAAAAACTTGTTGAAATCGTAAAACGGATAATGTCAAAATCGCCCATTCTTTTAATTTTAAGCCTTGGTGAACGAATCCGGGAAACCTATCAAAAGCTTTACAAAGAAGGCGCCAGGGGAGTTCTTTTAAGGTTTGAAACAAGTAATCCGGAGTTATTCAAAAAACTAAAACCTGAAAGTGATTATGATAAAAGAATTGAGTTGATAAAGAACTTGAGGGATATGGGATACCTGATTTTTACGGGTTTTCTTGTCGGCCTTCCGGGACAGGAAGAAGCAGATTTGATAAATGATATAGAACTTACTAACTCTCCTGGTACTGATATGTTTTCGTTCGGACCATTTATACCGCATCCCCAGACGCCGCTTGCAGATGCTAAATTGCCTACAATGGATATTGTCTTAACAGCAATTGCCCGCGCAAGAATACTGAATCCTGAAGCAAAAATACTGGTTACCACGGCAATGGAAACGCTGGATAAAGAAAATGGAGCAAAATTGGGATTGATGTCCGGCGGAAATTCATTGATGATAAACCTGACTCCGCAAAAATACAGAAAATATTATGAAATTTACCCGGATCGTGCCGGCACAAACAAGGAGGCAGCAAAACAGGTTGAAGAAACTCTTGAATTGCTGCGCTTGATCGGAAGGGCGCCGACCGATTTGGGAATATGA
- a CDS encoding DNA polymerase III subunit alpha codes for MSHAEFVHLHNHTEYSLLDGACRIVDDKGGPSEMIKFIANYKMPALAITDHGTMSGAIEFYSTCINAGIKPIIGCEVYVTDKSRFIKQVDKPNQAGSGRTYHLVLLAKDLKGYENLMHIVTLGYLEGFYYKPRVDREVLTKYSQGLIALSACMQGELGQALQINKNEQALKVVGDYQNIFGADNFYIELMDNGMPEQQALIPKLLEIAKRTNTPVVATNDCHYLRKEDAFAHEVLLCIDTGKKIDDPNRLRFSTDQFYYKTPEEMIKLFSHIPDATKNTLRVAEKCSLTLNFNQTYLPHFEVPGGETPESYLKKLCEAGLKKRYEKITPEIQGRLDFELSVINKMGFAQYFLIVNDFVQYAKDCKIPVGPGRGSGAGSIVSYSLEITDICPLKYGLLFERFLNPDRKTMPDLDIDFADQGRDRVIEYVRNKYGERNVAQIITFGTMQARLVVRDVARVMGFAPTDGDRIAKLIPPGTTLYQAINNVKEIKDIYKTDERIKRVIDISMKLEGVKRHKGVHAAGIVIAKDEITKFAPLTKATRKLIGEQEVITTQYNDDALIKLGLLKMDFLGLRTLTVLDEAEKLIHEYKNKNFDRKTIKLDDEKTFKLLQAADTSGVFQLESPGMKDLLRKLKPTTFEDIIALVALYRPGPMGSGMIDDFVSRKHQKTKIKYDHPILESILKDTYGVIVYQEQVMQIAQKLAGFSAGQADVLRKAMGKKIQDEMDKQEHEFLEGAKKNNVDKKIAKKIFDLIVHFGGYGFNKSHAAAYGMLAYRTAYLKANYTIEYTCALLTSEIGRGSLAKEEGTRLVMYVQEAKASGIEVLTPDVQKSGTIFGIEGNKIRFGLLAIKNVGEAAAKEIIEDRRKNGPFKSLQDFCLRMGTRQVSKKVIESLIKAGAFDFTGLKEKVSLPSYVRSKAMDQLELLTNEKNKLAQGQEVLFEIKQDSNKELSPWADHVVLGFEREVLGFYFSGHPLGQYKHLIETASTHKINALPQDNNVPIRLAGMITSIKRLAVKKTGEQMARFSLENFDGEVEVLVFPKSHVSLNKYILNQALVVVKGKISTRDEKPTLLADDIVSLEKYEVKVTEEIKEIYLKFTAAGVDDAFVGQLKSFLEKSKGHTKVFFKIISHAHKEVIIETPLCVNLTDKLFAELKSVLGENSWETR; via the coding sequence ATGTCTCACGCGGAATTTGTACATCTTCACAATCATACTGAATATTCGCTTCTCGACGGCGCCTGCCGCATAGTTGATGACAAGGGCGGCCCTTCCGAAATGATAAAGTTTATTGCCAATTATAAAATGCCTGCATTGGCTATCACTGACCATGGCACCATGTCCGGAGCTATCGAATTCTATTCTACTTGTATAAATGCAGGAATTAAGCCTATAATCGGGTGTGAAGTTTACGTAACTGACAAATCAAGGTTTATTAAGCAGGTTGATAAACCAAACCAGGCAGGCAGCGGGAGAACTTATCATCTTGTATTGCTGGCTAAAGACCTGAAAGGTTATGAAAACCTTATGCATATAGTAACCCTGGGTTATCTGGAAGGTTTTTATTACAAACCCCGGGTTGACAGGGAAGTTCTAACTAAATACAGCCAGGGGCTTATTGCGTTGTCTGCCTGCATGCAGGGAGAATTGGGGCAAGCTCTGCAAATAAATAAAAATGAACAGGCGCTAAAAGTGGTTGGCGATTATCAAAATATTTTTGGTGCAGATAATTTTTACATAGAGCTTATGGATAATGGAATGCCTGAGCAGCAGGCGCTTATTCCAAAATTGCTTGAAATAGCAAAGAGAACAAATACACCGGTCGTTGCCACTAACGACTGCCATTACCTGCGCAAGGAAGACGCTTTCGCTCACGAAGTCCTTTTATGCATAGATACAGGCAAGAAAATTGACGACCCCAACCGCCTGCGTTTTTCTACCGACCAATTTTATTATAAAACACCGGAAGAAATGATAAAGTTGTTCAGCCATATTCCCGACGCAACTAAAAATACGCTCAGAGTTGCCGAAAAATGCAGCCTTACGTTAAATTTTAACCAGACCTATCTTCCTCATTTTGAGGTTCCGGGAGGGGAAACTCCTGAATCTTATTTAAAAAAACTTTGTGAAGCAGGCCTGAAGAAACGTTATGAAAAAATCACTCCGGAGATACAGGGCCGCCTGGATTTTGAACTTTCCGTAATAAATAAAATGGGTTTTGCCCAATACTTTCTGATTGTAAATGATTTCGTTCAATACGCCAAAGATTGCAAAATACCCGTTGGCCCGGGAAGAGGTTCCGGCGCCGGTTCAATTGTATCTTATTCACTTGAAATTACCGATATCTGCCCGCTTAAATACGGCCTGCTTTTTGAGAGATTTCTTAACCCGGACAGAAAAACCATGCCGGATCTGGATATCGATTTTGCAGACCAGGGCCGGGACAGGGTCATCGAATATGTAAGAAATAAGTACGGCGAAAGAAACGTTGCGCAGATTATTACTTTCGGTACCATGCAGGCGCGGCTTGTTGTGCGCGATGTTGCCCGAGTTATGGGTTTTGCGCCCACTGACGGCGACAGAATTGCAAAACTTATCCCGCCGGGCACCACTCTTTATCAGGCAATAAACAATGTAAAAGAAATAAAAGATATTTATAAAACTGACGAAAGAATAAAGCGCGTTATAGATATCTCTATGAAACTTGAAGGCGTTAAACGCCATAAGGGCGTGCACGCCGCAGGTATAGTGATAGCCAAAGATGAAATAACAAAATTTGCCCCGCTCACCAAAGCAACGCGTAAATTAATTGGCGAGCAGGAAGTAATAACCACCCAATATAACGATGATGCCTTAATAAAACTAGGCCTGCTGAAAATGGACTTTTTGGGCCTGCGCACCCTGACTGTGCTGGATGAAGCGGAAAAACTGATTCATGAATATAAAAACAAGAACTTTGACAGAAAAACTATTAAGCTTGACGACGAAAAAACTTTTAAACTACTTCAGGCCGCCGATACTTCCGGCGTATTTCAGCTGGAATCTCCCGGCATGAAAGACCTTTTAAGAAAACTCAAACCTACTACTTTTGAAGATATTATTGCGCTTGTTGCCTTATACCGCCCGGGCCCCATGGGTTCCGGAATGATAGATGATTTTGTTTCCAGAAAACATCAAAAAACAAAAATTAAGTATGACCATCCCATTCTGGAATCCATATTAAAAGACACTTATGGTGTTATTGTTTACCAGGAACAGGTTATGCAAATTGCCCAGAAACTTGCGGGTTTCAGCGCAGGCCAGGCGGATGTGTTGCGCAAAGCCATGGGTAAGAAAATCCAGGATGAGATGGACAAACAGGAACATGAATTTTTAGAAGGAGCAAAGAAGAACAATGTAGATAAAAAAATAGCAAAAAAGATTTTTGATTTGATAGTCCACTTCGGGGGTTATGGGTTCAATAAATCTCACGCGGCTGCTTACGGTATGCTTGCCTATAGGACCGCTTATTTAAAAGCAAATTATACTATCGAATATACCTGCGCACTGCTTACAAGCGAAATCGGCAGGGGATCTCTTGCAAAAGAGGAAGGAACCCGCCTGGTGATGTACGTGCAGGAAGCGAAGGCGTCAGGTATCGAGGTTCTTACACCGGACGTGCAGAAATCCGGCACTATATTTGGAATTGAGGGCAATAAAATCCGTTTTGGACTGCTGGCAATAAAAAATGTCGGAGAAGCGGCGGCAAAAGAAATTATTGAAGATAGGCGCAAGAACGGGCCCTTCAAGTCGTTGCAGGATTTTTGTTTGAGAATGGGCACGCGCCAGGTGAGCAAAAAGGTTATTGAATCTCTCATAAAAGCGGGCGCTTTTGATTTTACAGGCTTAAAAGAAAAGGTTTCTCTGCCTTCTTATGTGCGTTCAAAAGCAATGGACCAGCTGGAGCTTTTAACAAATGAAAAAAACAAATTAGCTCAAGGCCAGGAAGTGCTTTTTGAGATTAAACAAGACAGCAATAAGGAGCTTTCTCCCTGGGCAGACCATGTAGTCTTGGGTTTTGAAAGGGAAGTTCTTGGTTTCTATTTCTCCGGGCACCCGCTCGGGCAGTATAAACATCTCATTGAGACAGCATCAACACATAAAATTAACGCCCTGCCCCAGGATAATAATGTGCCTATTAGGCTTGCAGGGATGATAACGAGCATTAAGCGCCTAGCTGTCAAGAAGACAGGCGAACAGATGGCGCGTTTCAGCCTGGAAAATTTCGATGGAGAAGTGGAAGTGCTGGTATTCCCAAAAAGTCATGTTTCGCTAAACAAATATATTTTAAATCAAGCGCTGGTGGTAGTTAAAGGAAAAATAAGCACCCGCGATGAAAAGCCTACCCTGCTTGCTGATGATATAGTTTCATTGGAAAAATACGAAGTAAAAGTGACTGAAGAGATAAAGGAAATTTACCTTAAATTTACCGCCGCCGGAGTAGATGATGCATTTGTCGGCCAGCTAAAATCATTCCTGGAAAAATCCAAAGGCCACACTAAGGTATTTTTTAAAATAATTTCACACGCTCACAAAGAAGTAATAATAGAAACCCCTCTTTGTGTAAATCTTACCGATAAACTATTTGCCGAACTTAAATCTGTGCTTGGTGAAAATTCCTGGGAAACCCGCTAA
- a CDS encoding hydrogenase maturation nickel metallochaperone HypA: MHETGIARDLFEKIKAEAARNSLKKITKIVIKNGEASGILEDLLRHSFIDHIFPGTIAENAELEIIVENLSAKCSRCGGEITTHNIGLQGCPQCKSKNIDILFGKDVYIDSISGEK, from the coding sequence ATGCATGAAACCGGTATAGCAAGAGATCTTTTTGAAAAAATAAAAGCTGAAGCCGCCAGGAACTCGCTTAAAAAAATAACGAAAATTGTTATTAAAAACGGCGAAGCCAGCGGTATCCTGGAAGATTTATTAAGGCACAGCTTTATTGACCATATTTTCCCGGGAACGATAGCCGAAAACGCTGAATTAGAGATTATCGTTGAAAACTTATCCGCAAAATGCAGCCGGTGCGGCGGGGAAATAACAACCCATAACATCGGGTTGCAAGGGTGCCCTCAATGCAAGAGCAAAAATATAGATATTTTATTCGGTAAAGATGTTTACATAGACAGCATTTCAGGTGAAAAATGA